Proteins co-encoded in one Medicago truncatula cultivar Jemalong A17 chromosome 8, MtrunA17r5.0-ANR, whole genome shotgun sequence genomic window:
- the LOC25500580 gene encoding probable inactive purple acid phosphatase 29 isoform X5, with protein MNLSKKFNFDTKREMSLNFMILVIMVSWFWSIPTTTCALAAKQEENHKLRFDKNGEFKILQVADMHYANGKNTLCLNVLPSQNASCTDLNTTAFIHRMILAEKPNLIVFTGDNIYGHDSSDSAKSMDAAFAPAIESNIPWVAVLGNHDQEGSLSREGVMKYIVGLKNSLSKVNPPEVHIIDGFGNNNLEIGGVQGTVFENKSVLNLYFLDSGDYSKVPTIPGYDWIKPSQQLWFERTSANLRNAYIKGPAPQKEAAPGLAYFHIPLPEYASLDSSNMTGVKMETYSGDGISSASVNSGFFTTLVGAGDVKAVFVGHDHLNDFCGKLMDIQLCYAGGFGYHAYGKAGWSRRARVVVASLEKTDKGSWGAVKSIKSWKRLDDQHLTGIDGEVLWSKSTPGSSGKKQIGGN; from the exons ATGAATTTgagtaaaaaatttaattttgacacCAAGAGAGAAATGAGTttgaattttatgattttggtgATTATGGTATCATGGTTTTGGTCAATTCCTACTACTACATGTGCCTTGGCTGCAAAACAAGAAGAGAATCATAAACTGAGGTTTGATAAAAATGGTGAATTCAAGATATTACAAGTGGCAGATATGCACTATGCAAATGGAAAGAATACACTTTGCTTAAATGTCCTTCCTTCACAAAATGCTTCTTGTACTGACCTCAATACTACTGCTTTCATTCATAGGATGATCCTTGCTGAGAAGCCTAATCTTATTGTCTTCACTG GAGATAACATCTATGGTCATGATTCCTCGGATTCGGCTAAATCGATGGACGCTGCATTTGCTCCTGCAATTGAATCAAACATTCCTTGGGTGGCTGTTTTAGGGAACCATGACCAAGAAGGATCACTCTCTAGGGAAGGTGTGATGAAATATATTGTTGGATTGAAAAACTCTTTATCTAAAGTCAATCCTCCAGAAGTACACATCATTGATGGTTTTGGGAACAATAACTTGGAGATCGGTGGTGTTCAAGGTACTGtctttgaaaataaatcagttcTCAATCTATACTTTCTTGACAGTGGAGATTATTCCAAAGTTCCGACGATTCCTGGTTATGATTGGATCAAGCCCTCACAGCAACTTTGGTTTGAGCGAACGTCTGCTAATCTTCGG AATGCATATATAAAAGGACCGGCGCCACAAAAAGAAGCTGCTCCTGGTCTTGCATACTTTCACATCCCCTTACCGGAATATGCAAGTCTTGATTCATCAAACATGACAGGTGTGAAAATGGAAACATATAGCGGTGATGGCATTAGTTCTGCGTCGGTGAACTCTGGTTTCTTCACAACCTTGGTCGGAGCAGGAGACGTGAAGGCCGTTTTCGTTGGCCACGATCACCTGAATGACTTCTGCGGCAAGCTAATGGATATACAACTTTGTTATGCTGGAGGGTTCGGATACCATGCTTATGGAAAGGCTGGATGGTCTCGGAGGGCAAGAGTGGTGGTAGCTAGCTTGGAGAAGACAGATAAAGGAAGCTGGGGAGCTGTCAAATCAATTAAATCATGGAAGCGCCTCGATGATCAGCATCTTACTGGAATTGATGGTGAGGTCCTATGGAGCAAGAGCACTCCCG GAAGTAgtggaaaaaaacaaattggtGGAAATTAA
- the LOC25500580 gene encoding probable inactive purple acid phosphatase 29 isoform X3, with product MNLSKKFNFDTKREMSLNFMILVIMVSWFWSIPTTTCALAAKQEENHKLRFDKNGEFKILQVADMHYANGKNTLCLNVLPSQNASCTDLNTTAFIHRMILAEKPNLIVFTGDNIYGHDSSDSAKSMDAAFAPAIESNIPWVAVLGNHDQEGSLSREGVMKYIVGLKNSLSKVNPPEVHIIDGFGNNNLEIGGVQGTVFENKSVLNLYFLDSGDYSKVPTIPGYDWIKPSQQLWFERTSANLRNAYIKGPAPQKEAAPGLAYFHIPLPEYASLDSSNMTGVKMETYSGDGISSASVNSGFFTTLVGAGDVKAVFVGHDHLNDFCGKLMDIQLCYAGGFGYHAYGKAGWSRRARVVVASLEKTDKGSWGAVKSIKSWKRLDDQHLTGIDGEVLWSKSTPDGVKTGSEELNHQFASSKSQMWSVK from the exons ATGAATTTgagtaaaaaatttaattttgacacCAAGAGAGAAATGAGTttgaattttatgattttggtgATTATGGTATCATGGTTTTGGTCAATTCCTACTACTACATGTGCCTTGGCTGCAAAACAAGAAGAGAATCATAAACTGAGGTTTGATAAAAATGGTGAATTCAAGATATTACAAGTGGCAGATATGCACTATGCAAATGGAAAGAATACACTTTGCTTAAATGTCCTTCCTTCACAAAATGCTTCTTGTACTGACCTCAATACTACTGCTTTCATTCATAGGATGATCCTTGCTGAGAAGCCTAATCTTATTGTCTTCACTG GAGATAACATCTATGGTCATGATTCCTCGGATTCGGCTAAATCGATGGACGCTGCATTTGCTCCTGCAATTGAATCAAACATTCCTTGGGTGGCTGTTTTAGGGAACCATGACCAAGAAGGATCACTCTCTAGGGAAGGTGTGATGAAATATATTGTTGGATTGAAAAACTCTTTATCTAAAGTCAATCCTCCAGAAGTACACATCATTGATGGTTTTGGGAACAATAACTTGGAGATCGGTGGTGTTCAAGGTACTGtctttgaaaataaatcagttcTCAATCTATACTTTCTTGACAGTGGAGATTATTCCAAAGTTCCGACGATTCCTGGTTATGATTGGATCAAGCCCTCACAGCAACTTTGGTTTGAGCGAACGTCTGCTAATCTTCGG AATGCATATATAAAAGGACCGGCGCCACAAAAAGAAGCTGCTCCTGGTCTTGCATACTTTCACATCCCCTTACCGGAATATGCAAGTCTTGATTCATCAAACATGACAGGTGTGAAAATGGAAACATATAGCGGTGATGGCATTAGTTCTGCGTCGGTGAACTCTGGTTTCTTCACAACCTTGGTCGGAGCAGGAGACGTGAAGGCCGTTTTCGTTGGCCACGATCACCTGAATGACTTCTGCGGCAAGCTAATGGATATACAACTTTGTTATGCTGGAGGGTTCGGATACCATGCTTATGGAAAGGCTGGATGGTCTCGGAGGGCAAGAGTGGTGGTAGCTAGCTTGGAGAAGACAGATAAAGGAAGCTGGGGAGCTGTCAAATCAATTAAATCATGGAAGCGCCTCGATGATCAGCATCTTACTGGAATTGATGGTGAGGTCCTATGGAGCAAGAGCACTCCCG ATGGTGTTAAAACGGGAAGCGAAGAGCTGAATCATCAATTTGCAAGTTCAAAATCACAAATGTGGTCTGTAAAATGA
- the LOC25500580 gene encoding probable inactive purple acid phosphatase 29 isoform X1, which yields MNLSKKIDFDTKRKMGLNFMILVVMVSWFWSIPTTCALTAKQQKSRQKLRFDQNGEFKILQVADMHYANGKTTLCLDVLPSQKASCTDLNTTAFIHRMILAEKPNLIVFTGDNIYGYDSSDSAKSMNAAFAPAIESNIPWVAVLGNHDQEGSLSREGVMKYIVGLKNSLSKVNPPEVHIIDGFGNNNLEIGGVQGTVFENKSVLNLYFLDSGDYSKVPTIPGYDWIKPSQQLWFERTSAKLRKAYIKGPAPQKEAAPGLAYFHIPLPEYTSFDSSNMTGVKMETDGGDGISSASVNSGFFTTLVGAGDVKAVFVGHDHLNDFCGKLMDIQLCYAGGFGYHAYGKAGWSRRARVVVASLEKTDKGSWGAVKSIKSWKRLDDQHLTGIDGEVLWSKSTSGSDGVKTGSEELNHQFASSKSQMWSVK from the exons ATgaatttgagtaaaaaaattgactttgacACCAAAAGAAAAATGGGTCTGAATTTCATGATTTTGGTGGTTATGGTTTCATGGTTTTGGTCAATTCCTACGACATGTGCCTTGACTGCAAAACAACAAAAGAGTCGTCAGAAGCTGAGGTTTGATCAAAATGGTGAATTCAAGATATTGCAGGTGGCAGATATGCACTATGCAAATGGAAAGACCACACTGTGTTTGGATGTACTTCCTTCTCAGAAGGCTTCTTGTACTGACCTCAATACTACTGCTTTCATTCATAGGATGATCCTTGCTGAGAAGCCTAATCTTATTGTCTTCACTG GAGATAATATCTATGGCTATGATTCCTCGGATTCGGCTAAATCGATGAACGCTGCATTTGCTCCTGCAATTGAATCAAACATTCCTTGGGTGGCTGTTTTAGGGAACCATGACCAAGAAGGATCACTCTCTAGGGAAGGTGTGATGAAATATATTGTTGGATTGAAAAACTCTTTATCTAAAGTCAATCCTCCAGAAGTACACATCATTGATGGTTTTGGGAACAATAACTTGGAGATCGGTGGTGTTCAAGGTACTGtctttgaaaataaatcagttcTCAATCTATACTTTCTTGATAGTGGAGATTATTCCAAAGTTCCGACGATTCCTGGTTATGATTGGATCAAGCCCTCACAGCAACTTTGGTTCGAGCGAACGTCTGCGAAGCTTCGG AAAGCATACATAAAAGGACCAGCGCCTCAGAAAGAAGCTGCTCCTGGTCTTGCATACTTTCACATCCCCTTGCCGGAATATACAAGTTTTGATTCATCAAACATGACAGGTGTGAAAATGGAAACGGATGGCGGTGATGGCATTAGTTCTGCTTCAGTGAACTCTGGTTTCTTCACAACCTTGGTTGGAGCAGGAGACGTGAAGGCCGTTTTCGTTGGCCACGATCACCTGAATGACTTCTGCGGCAAGCTAATGGATATACAACTTTGTTATGCTGGAGGGTTCGGATACCATGCTTATGGAAAGGCTGGATGGTCTCGGAGGGCAAGAGTGGTGGTAGCTAGCTTGGAGAAGACAGATAAAGGAAGCTGGGGAGCTGTCAAATCAATTAAATCATGGAAGCGCCTCGATGATCAGCATCTTACTGGAATTGATGGTGAGGTCCTATGGAGCAAGAGCACTTCCG GCTCAGATGGTGTTAAAACGGGAAGCGAAGAGCTGAATCATCAATTTGCAAGTTCAAAATCACAAATGTGGTCTGTAAAATGA
- the LOC25500580 gene encoding probable inactive purple acid phosphatase 29 isoform X2 encodes MNLSKKIDFDTKRKMGLNFMILVVMVSWFWSIPTTCALTAKQQKSRQKLRFDQNGEFKILQVADMHYANGKTTLCLDVLPSQKASCTDLNTTAFIHRMILAEKPNLIVFTGDNIYGYDSSDSAKSMNAAFAPAIESNIPWVAVLGNHDQEGSLSREGVMKYIVGLKNSLSKVNPPEVHIIDGFGNNNLEIGGVQGTVFENKSVLNLYFLDSGDYSKVPTIPGYDWIKPSQQLWFERTSAKLRKAYIKGPAPQKEAAPGLAYFHIPLPEYTSFDSSNMTGVKMETDGGDGISSASVNSGFFTTLVGAGDVKAVFVGHDHLNDFCGKLMDIQLCYAGGFGYHAYGKAGWSRRARVVVASLEKTDKGSWGAVKSIKSWKRLDDQHLTGIDGEVLWSKSTSDGVKTGSEELNHQFASSKSQMWSVK; translated from the exons ATgaatttgagtaaaaaaattgactttgacACCAAAAGAAAAATGGGTCTGAATTTCATGATTTTGGTGGTTATGGTTTCATGGTTTTGGTCAATTCCTACGACATGTGCCTTGACTGCAAAACAACAAAAGAGTCGTCAGAAGCTGAGGTTTGATCAAAATGGTGAATTCAAGATATTGCAGGTGGCAGATATGCACTATGCAAATGGAAAGACCACACTGTGTTTGGATGTACTTCCTTCTCAGAAGGCTTCTTGTACTGACCTCAATACTACTGCTTTCATTCATAGGATGATCCTTGCTGAGAAGCCTAATCTTATTGTCTTCACTG GAGATAATATCTATGGCTATGATTCCTCGGATTCGGCTAAATCGATGAACGCTGCATTTGCTCCTGCAATTGAATCAAACATTCCTTGGGTGGCTGTTTTAGGGAACCATGACCAAGAAGGATCACTCTCTAGGGAAGGTGTGATGAAATATATTGTTGGATTGAAAAACTCTTTATCTAAAGTCAATCCTCCAGAAGTACACATCATTGATGGTTTTGGGAACAATAACTTGGAGATCGGTGGTGTTCAAGGTACTGtctttgaaaataaatcagttcTCAATCTATACTTTCTTGATAGTGGAGATTATTCCAAAGTTCCGACGATTCCTGGTTATGATTGGATCAAGCCCTCACAGCAACTTTGGTTCGAGCGAACGTCTGCGAAGCTTCGG AAAGCATACATAAAAGGACCAGCGCCTCAGAAAGAAGCTGCTCCTGGTCTTGCATACTTTCACATCCCCTTGCCGGAATATACAAGTTTTGATTCATCAAACATGACAGGTGTGAAAATGGAAACGGATGGCGGTGATGGCATTAGTTCTGCTTCAGTGAACTCTGGTTTCTTCACAACCTTGGTTGGAGCAGGAGACGTGAAGGCCGTTTTCGTTGGCCACGATCACCTGAATGACTTCTGCGGCAAGCTAATGGATATACAACTTTGTTATGCTGGAGGGTTCGGATACCATGCTTATGGAAAGGCTGGATGGTCTCGGAGGGCAAGAGTGGTGGTAGCTAGCTTGGAGAAGACAGATAAAGGAAGCTGGGGAGCTGTCAAATCAATTAAATCATGGAAGCGCCTCGATGATCAGCATCTTACTGGAATTGATGGTGAGGTCCTATGGAGCAAGAGCACTTCCG ATGGTGTTAAAACGGGAAGCGAAGAGCTGAATCATCAATTTGCAAGTTCAAAATCACAAATGTGGTCTGTAAAATGA
- the LOC25500580 gene encoding probable inactive purple acid phosphatase 29 isoform X4 gives MNLSKKIDFDTKRKMGLNFMILVVMVSWFWSIPTTCALTAKQQKSRQKLRFDQNGEFKILQVADMHYANGKTTLCLDVLPSQKASCTDLNTTAFIHRMILAEKPNLIVFTGDNIYGYDSSDSAKSMNAAFAPAIESNIPWVAVLGNHDQEGSLSREGVMKYIVGLKNSLSKVNPPEVHIIDGFGNNNLEIGGVQGTVFENKSVLNLYFLDSGDYSKVPTIPGYDWIKPSQQLWFERTSAKLRKAYIKGPAPQKEAAPGLAYFHIPLPEYTSFDSSNMTGVKMETDGGDGISSASVNSGFFTTLVGAGDVKAVFVGHDHLNDFCGKLMDIQLCYAGGFGYHAYGKAGWSRRARVVVASLEKTDKGSWGAVKSIKSWKRLDDQHLTGIDGEVLWSKSTSGSSGKKEIGGN, from the exons ATgaatttgagtaaaaaaattgactttgacACCAAAAGAAAAATGGGTCTGAATTTCATGATTTTGGTGGTTATGGTTTCATGGTTTTGGTCAATTCCTACGACATGTGCCTTGACTGCAAAACAACAAAAGAGTCGTCAGAAGCTGAGGTTTGATCAAAATGGTGAATTCAAGATATTGCAGGTGGCAGATATGCACTATGCAAATGGAAAGACCACACTGTGTTTGGATGTACTTCCTTCTCAGAAGGCTTCTTGTACTGACCTCAATACTACTGCTTTCATTCATAGGATGATCCTTGCTGAGAAGCCTAATCTTATTGTCTTCACTG GAGATAATATCTATGGCTATGATTCCTCGGATTCGGCTAAATCGATGAACGCTGCATTTGCTCCTGCAATTGAATCAAACATTCCTTGGGTGGCTGTTTTAGGGAACCATGACCAAGAAGGATCACTCTCTAGGGAAGGTGTGATGAAATATATTGTTGGATTGAAAAACTCTTTATCTAAAGTCAATCCTCCAGAAGTACACATCATTGATGGTTTTGGGAACAATAACTTGGAGATCGGTGGTGTTCAAGGTACTGtctttgaaaataaatcagttcTCAATCTATACTTTCTTGATAGTGGAGATTATTCCAAAGTTCCGACGATTCCTGGTTATGATTGGATCAAGCCCTCACAGCAACTTTGGTTCGAGCGAACGTCTGCGAAGCTTCGG AAAGCATACATAAAAGGACCAGCGCCTCAGAAAGAAGCTGCTCCTGGTCTTGCATACTTTCACATCCCCTTGCCGGAATATACAAGTTTTGATTCATCAAACATGACAGGTGTGAAAATGGAAACGGATGGCGGTGATGGCATTAGTTCTGCTTCAGTGAACTCTGGTTTCTTCACAACCTTGGTTGGAGCAGGAGACGTGAAGGCCGTTTTCGTTGGCCACGATCACCTGAATGACTTCTGCGGCAAGCTAATGGATATACAACTTTGTTATGCTGGAGGGTTCGGATACCATGCTTATGGAAAGGCTGGATGGTCTCGGAGGGCAAGAGTGGTGGTAGCTAGCTTGGAGAAGACAGATAAAGGAAGCTGGGGAGCTGTCAAATCAATTAAATCATGGAAGCGCCTCGATGATCAGCATCTTACTGGAATTGATGGTGAGGTCCTATGGAGCAAGAGCACTTCCG